The sequence TCTTCGCCGCGGAAGGGGTCAAACGCCCGCTGCGCCATGATCTCGCGGGTCAGGCGGATGCCGTTGCGCATTTCCTTACGGTCCTGCTCGGTCTGCATATAGTTGAACAGGATGCGTGGCTTGTCGCGCGGGTCTGCCGTCTTCAGCTTCACATAGCCACGGCTGGTCGGACGCATCGGGCCGATATGGGCCTGATAACCATGTTCGGTTGCGGCGCTCTTGCCGTCGTAGCTCACCGCCATTGGCAGAAAGTGATACTGCAGGTCCGGATGCAGTACGCCGGGCTCAGAACGGATGAAACCGCCCGACTCAAAGTGGTTGGTGCCGCCGAGGCCGCCACCAGTCAGCAGCCACTGCACGCCGATCTTCAGCATGGCCAGCGGATTTTGCGCGCTGTAGAGGGTGATGGGCTGCTTACAGGCGTACTGCACATAGGCTTCGATGTGGTCCTGCAGGTTATTGCCCACGCCCGGCAGGTCGTGCACCACCGGAATACCCAGCTTTTTCAAATCCTCTGCCGGGCCGACGCCGGACAGCAGCAGCGTTTGCGGCGAATTGATGGCACCGCCGCTGAGGATCACCTCACGCTCAGCGTGAACGCGATGCAGCGTGCCGCGCTGGCTGTACTCCACGCCAATGGCACGCTTGCCGTCAAACAGGATGCGCGTCACCAGCGCGCGTGATTCCACCTGCAACTGCTGCGGGCGCTGCTTGAGTGCAGGCCGCAGGTAGGCCATGGCGGTGCTCCAGCGCCGACCTTTGTGCACGGTCATGTCCATCGGTCCCAGCCCTTCCTGCTGGTAGCCGTTCATGTCTGCCGTATAGGGGTAACCGGCCTGCTTGCCCGCCTCGATGAAGGCGTTGTACAGCGGGTTCGTACACGGCCCGGTACTGACGTTGAGCGGACCGCTGTCACCCCGGTAAGCGTCACCACCTTTTTGCCGGGTTTCGGCCTTGCGGAAATACGGCAGGCAGTGGGCGTAAGACCAGTGCTCCAGACCAGGCCGCTTGGCCCAGCCATCATAGTCAAAGGCATGACCACGGATATAGACCATGCCGTTGATCGAGGAGGAACCGCCCAGCACGCGCCCGCGCGGGCAGTACATGCGACGGTTGTCCATCCACGGCTCAGGTTCGGACTCGTAGTACCAGTTGTATTTGTCATCCTTCAGCGGCCAGGCAAAGGCCGACGGCATGTGAATGAAGATGCTGTAATCACGCGGCCCGGCTTCCAGCAGCAGTACGCGTACATCGGCATCCTCGGTCAACCGGTTGGCCAGCACACAGCCAGCCGAGCCCGCGCCGACGATGATGTAGTCAAACCCCTTGCCCATGTTTCCCCCTGTCATTCAATCTGCCGCCCCTGGCCTGCGTTTCTCGGAACCTGCTGCGCAGCTCACTCGTAGGGGCAGTACACTTCACCCATTTCGACGTACACCGTCTTGAGCTGGGTGTAATAGTCCATCGCCACCAGCCCGTTTTCGTGGCCAATGCCGGATTCCTTGAAGCCGCCAAACGGTACTTCGATCGGGGTGATGTTGTAGTTGTTGATCCAGCACACCCCGGCCTGCAGCTGGCCGATCACCCGGTGCGCCCGCGCCAGGTCACGGGTGAACACGCCACCAGCCAGTGCCATGCGGGTATCGTTGGCGCGGGCAATCACCTCGGCTTCGTCACGGAAACTGAGCACCGACATCACCGGCCCGAAGATTTCTTCGCGCACAATGCTCATGTCGTCGCGGCAATCGGCAAACACGGCGGGCTCCACAAAGGTGCCACCAGGGCAACCGGCCACCTCGACCCGACGCCCCCCGATCAGCAGCGAGGCGCCCTCCTGCTGACCACGCTCAACCCAGTTCAGCACCGAATCGGCATGCTGACGCGAAATCAGCGCGCCCACTTGCGTATCCGGGTGCATCGGGTCGCCAATCTTCAGCTTGCGGGTGCGTTCCACCAGCTGGGCGAGAAAAGCCTCGCGAATGTCCTCATGTACAAACACCCGGGTACCGTTGGTGCAAATCTCGCCCTGGGTATAGAAATTGGCCAGCATGGCAGCGGACACCGCTTGTCGCAGATCGGCATCCGGGAAAATGATCAGCGGCGACTTGCCGCCCAGCTCCATGGTCACCCGCTTCAGCGTGCGCGCCGCATCCGCCATGATGGCCTTGCCGGTTTCCACCGAACCGGTGAGCGATACCTTGGCGATGTCCGGGCTGGCAATCAGCTTGCGTGCCACGTCCGACGTACCCTGCATCACGTTGAACACCCCGTCCGGCACCCCCGCCTCGGAGTAGATTTCCGCCAGCTTGGCGGCGGACATCGGCGTCAGGCTCGCCGGTTTGTAGATCATGGCATTGCCTGCCGCCAGCGCCGGGGCTGATTTCCAGCAGGCAATCTGGATCGGGTAATTCCACGCGCCAATGCCCAGGCACACCCCCAGCGGCTCGCGGCGGGTATAGGCAAACGCGTTTTTCAACTGGTGGTGATGGCCATGCAGGCTAGCGGCCAGGCCGGCAAAGTACTCCACGCAGTCGGCACCCGAGAGCACATCCACCGCAATCGCTTCCTGAATCGGCTTGCCGTTGTCGCGCACTTCCAGCTCGGCCAGCTCCTGATTGCGCTCACGCAGCAGGCGTGCCGCCTTGTTGAGGATGCGGCCACGCTCGGCACCCGTCATGGCCGACCACTCGGCAAAACCCTGCTTGGCGGTTTGCAACGCCAGAGCCACCTCGGCATCGCCCGCCTTCTCCACGCGGCACAGCAGCTCGCCCGTTGCCGGATTCAGGTTATCGGACAGCACCGGATTGGCACTCTCCACATAACGCCCCCCGATGTAACTCCGCAAAATCGCATCCACAAGCACTTCCTTTCCAGTTTACGAGCGGCTTCACGCCAGCCCCCGCAGCGTGCCCCATTTGAAAGCAGCCACCGCAAAACCGGCTGCACGTTTGCGACACAAAGCATGCTGCGAACGACATGCCCAAACCCTCATTATAAGAGGCTCACCGCCAGATGACGCCCCCGCCCGCCTCTGCTACAATCCGCCCTCTGCCTCGCAGGCCTAGCACAGCCGCCTGCCCTCGCCGCCCGGATGGTGAAACTGGTAGACACAAGGGACTTAAAATCCCTCGACCGAAAGGTTGTGCCGGTTCGATTCCGGCTCCGGGCACCAGTCTCTCCCCACCACACGATTGCCATGCCTATAATGGCCAGTCTGACTTACACAGCAGGCAGCCCCCACATCGAGCCCCAATCTCAGCAGGTAATGCATTTTTCACGGACACTATTACACAGTGCCACGGCTAAAATGCATTGCCAACCACAATCTTCCCATGAAAAATATTGAATCTCGCATTCCATTGCTAGACCTTCTTAGATCACTTGCAATCGCCTTGGTATTGGCAGTTCATTTTGGCGAATCATTAATGCCAGGTGGCTCTGTGGGTGTTTCTGTATTTTTTTGTCTCAGTGGATTCTTGATAACTCAGACACTGCAGGATAGGAAAATAGGAAACCGTGAATTCTTAGTTCGTCGTTTTTTTAGAATTTATCCGGCATACTTATTTGTCGTGGCTATGTATGTTACGATATTCTACATTTCTGATCAGCAAAAATTTAATGAAATTCTCCAAAAATTACCACTAATCATTTTGACAACTGACGTATCTTGGGTTGCGCTTGGTTTAGGTGTATTGTGGACATTGCAGATAGAGGCTTTCTTTTACCTACTTGCACCATTAATTTTTCGTTTAATTCCAGTCACACTGCAAGTGGCTGCATTGTTTATTTTAATAGCAGTGTCCTTTCTATTAAAAACCGGCGAATTAAAAGGATGGCTTTCAAATTCATTCATTCAAAATGCAGCAGGGTTTTCATTTGTGAAAATGTTTTTTTGGGCTGATAATCTACTTTACGGATCACTTGCGGCATTTGTCACAAGAGCCCTCAACAGGAGAAATTACTCCATTAACAATAAAATCGGATTTGCACTGCCGATACTGTTATTTACAATAATAATCATTATTGCCAAAGCATGGCCTAGCAACAATATCTACTGGCCTTTTCAATCGTCACTTGTTAGTGCACTTACCGCTGTTATTATAGTCCTAGGGCTTGAGAACACATTGTTAAATAACTGCATACCAAGACTTTTCTCCACCATCTCCTTACTTACATACGCCCTATATCTTACACACTCGTTTTTAATTGATTTCTATTTTATTATTCACGATAGAGTGGCAATACAAAAATTCGCCATTCGGTTTCCGTTGCAAGTTTTTTTCACTTGCATAATTGCCGCTGCTGTTTTTGCATTTGTGGAGCGACCAGGCGTCGCGCTCGGAAAGCGCTTACTAGGCAAGCGCAAGGGTCAGTGAAGAGATAATACAATGGGGACCCCTATCATATCATGCATCCCGAACCCATTCATTCATCAGATCAATGGGCCAGTTATGCATTTATGAGTTGAACGCGGGGTAGGCATCCTTTCCCCGCAGATGATGCATAATGCATATACTTATTGCAGGAATCGATTCATAAACGGACCCAGCGGGTTCGCGGAATAACGCTCAGATTTGGGAGAAACGCATGTCGTATGAAATTTCGCAACTGCTGCTCAAGTGCGATGCAAACGATTTTTCTGTATTGATTTCGCAAATCAACAGCTATGTCAATTTCTCATCGGACTCTGAGTTGAACGAATTGCTAGCTGCGTATAAAAAGAACGCGACTGAAGACTCAAAGTCCACACTGGCAAAGGCTGTTGAACGAGAAATTCGCTACCTCGGTAGCTCCGATATTGCATATGCCTTCCGCAAGATGAAAGGTGATAATGATCCTGCAGGGGTAAGCATTCATGAAATCATTGATGATGTCAGCAAGAAATTGAAAGTAAAGCAGAAGCTATTGGGCACCCCAGAGGCTAAGGTCGAGCGCTTGGTAAAGTGGACTGTCGAAAAAACCTTTTTCGCATTGAATGCGGAAAAGCAGTGGGAGCTATTCGAAAAGACTGGGGTGGGAAAAAGACAGCAAGGTGAGTTCTTTGAAAAGATCAAAAAAAACAAGGCACACTTCCTGCCGTTGTTGTTGTCTTTGCTCGGGCATGAAATAACCGCCAAGATTGTTCAAGGACTAGCTATCACAGCCATGGCGGCTTTTATGGGGCGAAAGGCTGCTGAAGAATTATTCAAAAATCTCGCCACTAGGTTTCCATGGTGGGCAGAGTCGCTAGGACCGATCGTTTGGGGTCTAAGCTTGGGATGGCTCGCCATTGACTTGCAAGGAGCCGCAAATAGAAAAACCATTCCAGTTCTCCTATATTTGGGAATCGTTGGCCTACGAGACGGTCCAGAAGACGGTGAGGCCTTCTGGAATGAACCGGCGCAAATCTAACATGTAGAAGTTCAGACTTGATCTGACAGTCGACCCGTTTTGACGATGCCCGACTGTCAGATCAGTTCAGATTGTCCGCCTTCACCTCCCTGAAGCGTTTAACCGCCATCAGCGTTTGCTGCGGCGCGCGACCACAACGCATCTTCCCTTGGCAGCGGTGACGGCCCGATGGTCCCCCGCAATCCGCAAGCCCTTTAGGTATGCAGCAGATATTCAATTGAAACTACTACAAAAAATATGTTTACCCCGCCACCCAATGCCCCGATTTGCCGCCCTGCTTTTCCAGCAGGCGGACATTGTGGATCACCATGCCACGGTCGACGGCTTTGCACATGTCGTAGATGGTGAGCAGGCCAACCTGCAGGGCGGTGAGGGCTTCCATTTCCACGCCGGTGCGGCCTACGGTCTCGGCTTGCACCGTGCAGCGCACGCCGGGCAGGCTGGGGTCCGGGGTGAAGTGGACGGTGACTTTGGTGAGCGGCAGCGGGTGGCATAGCGGGATGAGTTCGGCAGTGCGCTTGGCTCCTTGAATGGCGGCGATGCGGGCGATGCCGAGTACATCACCCTTGCTGGCTTCGCCTGCGGTGATGCGCGCCAGCGTGTCCGGCAGCATGTGGATTTCGCCTGCGGCGATGGCGATGCGGTGGGTTTCCTGCTTTGCGGAAACATCCACCATCCAGGCCTGGCCGCTGGGGTCGAAGTGGGTCAGTTCGCTCATGGGGTGTCCTGTTGCGGGGTGGCGGTGAGGCTATCCGGGGTATTGAGGTTGTCGAAAGCGTGGCGTTCGGTAAACTGCACGTGCCGGTGCGGTACGGCTTGCTGCCAGCGCCACAGTGCACGCTGGCCTTGCTGCCACTGCTGCTGCAGCACCGGCCAGCTGCGGCGGTGGGCGAGGCAGACGGTAGGCTGGCGGTGCAGCGTGTCACCGTCAACAAGAGTGGCAACGGTGAGGTCTACCCCATCACAGGCCTGCTGCAGGCGCCGCAGGGTGTCCGTGGGGAGGTTTGGGGTGTCGCAGGGCAGTATCCAGAGCCAGTCGGCCTTACTGGCAGCAAAGGCAGCGTCAATGCCGGCCAGTGGGCCGGGAAAATCCGCTGTGGCGTCTTGCAGCACCCCGGCGATGCCAGGCAGCGCGCGGTAGCGCTCCAGCTCGCGGTTGGCGGATATCCAGATGCGGCGCGGGGGCTGGCTTTGCCGCTGGACCACCGCCAACATGGCTTCGATCAGCGGCTGGCCGCGCCAGTGTACCCAGCCCTTGTCGACCCCGCCCATGCGCCGCCCGGCACCGCCGCACAGAATGAGGGCGTCGATGTTCATTGCCAGCGGTGCAGCGCCGATTCGTCGCTATCCCGCGCGTCGACCCACCAGGCTTCGCCGTTGGCGGATTGCTCCTTTTTCCAGAATGGGGCACGGGTCTTGAGGTAATCCATGATGAAGGCACTGGCGTCGAACGCGGCTTGCCGGTGGGCACTGGCAGCCAGCACCAGCACGATGCGGTCCAGTGGGGCCAGCGGGCCAATGCGGTGGATGATGCGCACCGCTTGCAGCGGCCAGCGTGCAGCAGCTTGCTCGGCGATGTGCTGCAGCGACTGCTCGGTCATGCCGGGATAGTGTTCCAGATACAAGCTGCTCAGCGCCTTGCCCTGCACCTGATCGCGCACCAGCCCGGTAAAGCTGACGATGGCACCAATCTCGCCATCGCCCGCGTGCAGTTCGCTCTGCTCTGCGTTGCAGTCAAAGTCCTCAGCCTGCACGCTGATGCGAATGCGGGTGACCATGCTTAACCCCCGGTCACCGGCGGGAACAGGGCAATCTCACCCTGCGCCGGTAGCGCGGCGCTGCCATCGGCCAGTACTTGATCTATGGCCACGCGGAACAGCTTCTGCCCGCTGAACTCGTCCTGCCACACGCCGCCCCGGCTAGCCAGCCACGCCACCAGATCGTTGACGGTAGCCACCGTATCCGGCAGCACTACACTTTCTTCTGCTCGCTGGAACTCTTCTCGCAGGCGGGCAAAGTACAATAGCTTCAGGGTTTTCATCTTGTCTTCCAGTCCGGCGCAAGCCGGTTCAATACAGGGTGGAGAGCGGCCAGTAACGCACCCTGTCGCCCTGTTGTACCACGGTTTCCGGCGGCAGCTCGACCAGTCCATCGGCCCAGGCCAGTGAGGTCATCACGCCAGAGCCTTGATTGTCGAACAGGCTGAGCTGGCCATCACCATTGATGCGGGCGCGCAGGAATTCGCGCCGCTTGTCCGGTCGCGGCCAGTTAAAGGCCGCAGGCAGGGTCTGCGGCTGCGGGGTGACGTGCCGTTGCCCTTGCAAAGCCAGCAGGAAGGGGCGCACCACCATCAGCAAAGTGACAAAGCTGGACACCGGGTTGCCCGGCAGGCCAACAAAGTGGGTGGCCCCGATCCGGCCAAACGCCAGCGGCTTGCCCGGCTTCATCGCCAGCCGCCACAGGTGCAGCTCACCCAGCGTTTGCAGCGCGGCCTTGACGTGGTCTTCCTCCCCTACCGACACGCCGCCACTGCTGATCAGCACATCATAGTGCCCGGCGGCCTCGCGCAGCACAGCCTGGGTGGCGTCCAGCCGGTCTGGCACCTGGCCCAGATCCGTGACCTCACAGCCCAGGCGCTTGAGCAAGGCGCTCAGTGCGTAGCGGTTGGAGTTGTAGATGCCACCCGGCGGCAGGGGTTGGCCGGGTTCAGTGAGTTCATCACCGGTAAACAGCAGGCCGACGCTGGGCTTGCGGTATACCGTAACCAGCGGCTCGCCAATTGAGGCAATCAGCGAAAGCTGCGCGGGCAGCAGGCGCTCGCCCTCCGCCACCACCACTTGCCCGGCGGCGATGTCCTCTCCACTGCGGCGAATGTGCTGTCCGACGCGCGCAGGCTGGCTCAGCGTTAGCTGCCCGCCTTCTTCACTGGCATGTTCCTGCATCACCACCGCCACCGTGCCGGGTGGCACCGGCGCGCCAGTAAAGATACGAGCAGCCTCACCCGGCAGCAGCGGCTGCCCGACCTGTCCGGCAGCAATTCGCTGGGTGACGGTAAACACCGCCCCAACCGCCGCCTCGGCAGAGAGCGCGTAGCCATCCATCGCGCTGTTATCAAAGCCGGGTACATCCATGCCGGATTTGACATCGACCGCCAGCACGCGGTTATCCGCGTCCAGCAGGGATACTGTTTCGGTCAGCTCCGGCAGTTTCACCGCAGCCAGCAACTGGGCTATGGCTTCACTCACCTGCATCAGGCCTGCTTTACCTTCTTGTGCCACCGTTTTATCCATTGCTCAGAGGTTATAGGTCCAGGCGCCAGCCTGGTACTGCTGCAGCAGCCAGGCTGCAATTTGCGGCGGATTATTGAGGTCCAGCCAGGCGCAGGTGGCTCCTGCCACCGCCGGGATATCCGAGGCCACCGCCACAATACCGGCATCTTCCGGGTACAGTGGCGGCTTGCCAAGCGCCGGGCGCCACACTTCCAGCCGGGCGTGCTGGCCTCGCTTGAAACTTTCCACCAGCACCAAGTCCACCGGGTCCAGTCGGGTGAGCAACTCGGGCAATTCCGGCTCCGGCGCACCGCGCAGCTCGTTCACCAAAGCCCAGCGCCAGGGTGAGCTGAGCAGCACTTGCTGCGCCCCGGCCACGCGTGCCCGCGCGCTATCTTTGCCTGGTGGCTCCAACGTAACATCGTGGTGACTGTGCTTGATCACACTCACCCGCAGCCCGGCGTGCTGCAGCAATGGCAGCAGCTGCTCCAGCAACTGGGTCTTGCCACTGCCGGACCAGCCCACCAACCCCAATACCGCCGGATACGCCACTCGCTTAGCCTCCGGTCTGCGACATGAAACGGATCACCTTGCCCGGTGCTTCGCGGAACTCATGGCGCTCAGGCTTGAGGGTCAGCGCATGGCGAATCGTCGCTTCCAGCTCGGCATCGCTGGCACCATCGCGCAGCAGCGGTCGGAATTCCACCCGGTCTTCCTGCCCCAGGCACAGGTGCAACACCCCATCCACCGTCAAACGCACCCGGTTACAGGTGGCACAGAAGTGCTGGGAAATGGGGGTAATGAAACCCACCTGCCCACGGCCATCCCGCGTCTGCCAATAGCGTGCGGGGCCACCACCCAGCTCGGCGGCCTGCGGCACCAGGTCAAACCGGCTTTGCAGGCGTTGGCGTACTGATTCCAGGTCCAGATAGGCGGTGTTGCGGCCAGTATCGCCCACTGGCATCGCCTCAATCAGCCGCAGGATGAAACCGTGTTCGATGCAGAAGGCGAGCATGGTTTCAATCTCATGCTCGTTAACGCCCTTCATGGCGACCATGTTGAGCTTGATTGGCGTCAGCCCGGCGGCTTTGGCAGCCTGCAGCCCCTCCATCACTTGCGACAGCACATCACGGCCCACCACTTGCTCGACACAGGCGCGCTCCAGTGAATCCAGGCTGACATTGACGCGGCTGACCCCAGCTGCCTTCAGCGCGACGGCATGGCGGGCCAGCTGGGTGGCATTGGTAGAGAGGGAAAGGTCTTGCAGACCTGGCAAGGCCGCCAGCTGCCCCGCCAGTTGCGGCAGATTGCGGCGCAGCAGCGGCTCGCCGCCCGTCAGGCGAATACGACGCAACCCCAGCCGGGTGAACACCGACATCAGTCGGGTGATTTCGTCAAAGGTCAGCCAGTGCGACGGCTCTTCATAGCCTTTGAAATCCTTGGGCATGCAGTAATTGCAGCGCAGGTCGCAGCGGTCTGTAACGGACAGGCGCAGGTAGTCGATGCGCCGCCCAAAGGGGTCGATCAACGCCGGCAAGGCTTGGGACGAAACAGCAATACGCTCAGACACCACCACTACTCCAACCACAGGACTTGATCCGGCTTGGTCGGCCTCATCCTGTGTTTCTATCGCTCAATACCGCTCAGCTTACCTTGAAGCGGCTGAGCACCGCATTGAGCGCGCGCATTTCTTTTTGCAAAGACTGTGAAACCACACGTGCCCGTTTGACTGAGTCGGCGTTCTCACCCGCCTTCTCCGCAATGGTTTCAATATTCTGTGCCAGCTCATTGCTGGAGGCGCGCTGCTCCATGCTGCCCGCCGCAATATCGCTCACCGTGCGCACCACATCCGTGGCTCCTGACTTGATGCGCTCCATGGTTTCACCGGCCTCTCGCGCCAGCTGCACGCCCTCCTGCAGACGTTGGTTACCATCTTGCATACAAGCCACCGCCCGCTCGGTTTCATGGCGGATCTCGTTGATCATGCCGCCAATCTGCCCGGTCGCGGCGCTGGTGCGCTCCGCCAGTTTGCGTACTTCGTCCGCCACCACGGCAAAACCGCGGCCGACTTCACCCGCGCGCGCCGCCTCAATGGCAGCATTCAGCGCCAGCAAGTTGGTCTGATCGGCAATCTCGCGGATCACCCCCAGAATCTGGGTGATCTGGGCTGAACTTTCTCCCAGCTGATTCACCGTACGCGAGGTTTCATCCATCACCGCTGCAATCTGCTCGACTTCGTGCACCGAAGCCAGCACCACCGTCTGGCCTTCAGCAGAGACTTGCTGCGCATTACGCGCCAGGCCATCGGCCTGCACGGCATAATCCGCAACATTGGCGATGCTCTGGGTGATCTGCTCGACGGCTGCCGCCATGGCAGACGCTGCCTCACTTTGCGTTTCCGCGCTTTCTGACAGTTGTTCATTGGCGCTGGCCAGTTGCTCGGAGGCGACGGATACCTCAGCCAGCATTTGCTGCCCCTGACGAATCACGTCCGCCATATTGCCGGCCATTTTGTTGAAGGAGGCCGCCACATCCGACAGTTCGTCGTCCACTTCCAGCGCGACCCGCGAGCCCAGCTGACCATCGGCCAGCTGCCGGGTGTCATCCACCAGCTGATTCAGCGCCTTGCGGATGGAGAGTGTCGCCCCGGTAAACAGATAGCCGCCCAGCAGTACAAAGCCGATCACCATCAGCAAGACCAGCGTGCGCATCATGCCCTCGGGTTGCCAGACCCCCAAGTTCATCAACAGCAGCAACACAATGGGCGCAACGAATACGGCCTCGATCAACCAGAACTTGTTGGCAAAGCGCAAACGGGAAATCACCCATTCAGCTGGGCGGAACACGGCCAGGATGGCATGCACGATAGGACTCTCCGAAAAAACAGGCGGCTTGGCGGTAAGCCTTATCGTGCCATGTTTTCAGGATTTTGGGGGCGAAATGTTGACCCGCCGCAAACGGGATGCAATCCGCCTGTCCAGGCGGACAGGTTCAGCCCGGGCTATAGGCTTTATTGACGCGTTGCGCCACACTTACCGCCCCCAAATCGTCCTGCAGGGTACGCATGCGCGCCCGAAGTACCGGCTCCAGCTGCGACAATGCCTGCTGCAGGGACTGGATGCGCTGTTGCACGGCTGGCGCAGTGGTGTCATCCACCAGCGGGGTCACCAGTTGTGGCAACAGCTCATGCACTGATTCCCAGTCTTCGCCACGTGCGGCT is a genomic window of Leeia aquatica containing:
- a CDS encoding flagellar protein FliT, with amino-acid sequence MTESIPLTLEQLESLVSRLLEAARGEDWESVHELLPQLVTPLVDDTTAPAVQQRIQSLQQALSQLEPVLRARMRTLQDDLGAVSVAQRVNKAYSPG